A DNA window from Tenuifilaceae bacterium CYCD contains the following coding sequences:
- a CDS encoding NADH-dependent flavin oxidoreductase, with protein sequence MNIFSPITIKGIQITNRIVFPPVVNFGWSYTDGKVTDKHVTHYEERAKGGAGLIVVEATCVNQQGKIFNYQLGAWSDDQIEGLTRITNACHKYGTAILLQIHHAGLTTRKGVSEFAYGPSVDPDDERTVELTVDQIHQLRDEFIAAAIRAEKAGFDGVELHGAHGYLLNQFASSAMNHRSDEYGGSTENRLRLASEIIAGIKSSTKSNFIVDYRLGSCTPTLSEGIEVAQLLEKSGVDIIHASHGGVKGINAETPQGCEFNSILYMGTEIKKHVKVPVIVVNQIQTPERANRLVESGFADFVAIGRDMLTDAQWANKARNGEDIIYCIDCQPRCKRFSRPESCPLYGV encoded by the coding sequence ATGAACATTTTTTCTCCAATAACAATAAAAGGAATACAGATTACTAACAGAATAGTGTTTCCTCCAGTAGTTAATTTTGGCTGGTCATATACCGATGGCAAGGTTACCGACAAACACGTTACGCATTACGAGGAAAGAGCCAAAGGTGGTGCTGGTCTTATTGTTGTTGAAGCAACCTGCGTAAATCAACAAGGCAAAATCTTCAACTACCAATTAGGGGCATGGAGCGACGATCAGATTGAAGGCTTAACCCGAATAACAAATGCCTGCCACAAGTATGGCACAGCTATTTTGCTTCAAATTCATCATGCAGGATTAACAACTCGCAAGGGAGTTTCGGAATTCGCCTACGGCCCATCCGTTGACCCCGATGATGAACGCACGGTTGAGTTAACGGTTGATCAGATCCACCAACTGCGTGATGAGTTTATAGCAGCAGCAATTAGAGCCGAAAAAGCCGGGTTCGATGGAGTTGAACTACATGGAGCGCATGGATACCTGCTAAACCAATTTGCGTCATCGGCAATGAACCACCGTTCCGACGAGTATGGAGGTAGCACTGAAAACAGGCTACGCCTTGCATCCGAAATTATCGCCGGAATTAAATCATCAACTAAAAGTAATTTTATAGTAGACTACCGGTTAGGGTCATGCACTCCTACCCTCTCCGAGGGCATAGAGGTTGCCCAACTACTCGAGAAGTCTGGCGTTGACATTATCCATGCATCGCATGGCGGAGTAAAGGGAATTAACGCCGAAACTCCACAGGGATGCGAATTCAACTCAATTTTATATATGGGCACCGAGATTAAAAAGCATGTAAAGGTTCCCGTTATTGTGGTTAACCAAATTCAAACCCCTGAACGAGCAAACAGGTTGGTTGAAAGCGGCTTTGCCGATTTTGTTGCAATTGGTCGCGACATGCTCACCGACGCCCAATGGGCAAACAAAGCCAGAAATGGCGAAGATATTATATACTGCATCGATTGTCAACCGCGATGCAAGCGTTTTTCCAGGCCTGAATCGTGTCCGCTTTATGGTGTATAA
- a CDS encoding haloacid dehalogenase, with the protein MLNQVKVIGFDADDTLWDNETFYRETEHKFCMLLEEYIQESELNKELFETEISNLELYGYGIKAFTLSLIETAIRISGGKVSASIINQIIELGKDQLNRPVTLIDGVEDVLKKLRPHYKLIVATKGDLLDQERKLHKSNLSEYFHHIEIMSDKREKNYAELLRHLEIKPEEFLMVGNSIKSDVLPAINLGGFGVFVPYHTTWLHEYVDEAKIDHERYFKIDSMAGLINLLNLGY; encoded by the coding sequence ATGCTAAACCAAGTAAAAGTAATAGGATTTGATGCCGACGATACCCTTTGGGACAATGAAACGTTTTACCGCGAAACAGAGCACAAGTTTTGCATGCTGCTGGAGGAGTATATTCAGGAATCTGAGTTGAATAAGGAACTTTTCGAAACGGAGATCAGTAATTTAGAATTATATGGGTATGGCATTAAGGCGTTTACACTATCCTTAATTGAAACTGCAATTCGAATTTCCGGAGGGAAGGTTTCTGCGTCTATAATCAATCAAATTATTGAACTTGGAAAAGATCAACTAAATAGGCCAGTAACATTGATTGACGGGGTTGAAGACGTTTTGAAGAAATTGCGACCTCACTATAAGTTGATTGTTGCCACCAAGGGCGATTTACTGGATCAGGAGCGTAAGTTGCATAAGTCGAATTTGTCAGAATACTTTCATCATATCGAGATTATGAGCGATAAACGGGAGAAAAACTACGCGGAGTTACTTCGTCATCTCGAAATAAAGCCCGAAGAGTTCCTGATGGTTGGTAATTCTATCAAATCAGATGTTCTTCCGGCTATAAATTTGGGCGGTTTTGGCGTTTTTGTTCCTTACCATACAACATGGCTGCATGAGTATGTGGATGAGGCAAAAATAGACCATGAGCGTTACTTCAAGATTGATTCAATGGCAGGACTAATAAACCTATTAAACTTGGGCTATTAG
- a CDS encoding tricorn protease, which produces MKKICTLLIVAMMAINAFGQSNPLWLRYTAISPDGKTILFTYKGDIYSVPSTGGTAIPLTISDSYDYCPVWSHDGNSIAFASDRYGNFDVFVMPSTGGEAKRLTFHSGNETPSNFTADSKSVIFSAYRQDLATNAQFPISLINELYSVPVKGGKVTQIIATPALNATFNRTGDKIIFDDVKGYENLWRKHHTSSIAHDIWTFDLNTKKYTQLTQFNGEDRNPVFDSNNNDYYYLSEQNGSFNVYKSSLTDPSKNQALTSFTKNPVRFLTCSNNNTLCFSFNGEVYTLQPGSEPQKVNISIANDGRTPTEKIIPVNDDFSEAKLSPNGKEFAYVFRGEIFVSSIDGGITKRITNTPWQERNVSFSPDGKKLLYAAEKDNNWNIYTTSIVRKEEPYFYLSTLQKEEPVVTTNAEEFQPSFSPDGKEVSYLENRVMLKVINLESKQIRTIMTADKNYSYADGDQYYTWSPDGKWFLVQFGLPERVMTPEVGLIAADGKSEIHNLTLSGYNDYGPKWGLEGKMMIWGSDREGNFSQAGYPTSGNVYAMYFTKDAFDRSNLSKEEYAVVKEQEDKDKKDAEEKGKDKANDKKDKKDKAKEDTLKPIIVDFTNLTDRKKRLTTYTSSIGDWILSKDGEKLYYLTVFDNGNDLWVTELRTKETKLLSKLGVRNVNMELSSDGKFIFILANGKAIKIETESGKSEPLKTNGEMVLNQNAERNYIFDHAWRLVKEKFYVENLHGVDWDYYYSNYKQFLPYINNNYDFAEILSEMLGELNASHTGGGYWNYDPTSDRTASLGLFYDYNYQGKGLRVAEVINGGPVDKASSKIQAGIIIEMIDGQSPDSIDFYQLLNRKIDKTTLLSVYDPATNKRWEETVKPISTGTESELLYKRWVDNRRKEVDQLSNGKIGYIHVRSMDDASMRTVFEEALGRNIGKDAIIIDTRFNGGGNIHELLSDFLNGKKYIDIIPHGQHVGYEPESKWIKPSIVLMGESNYSDAHLFPVAYKLKGVGKTLGMPVPGTGTFVWWESQIDPTLYFGIPMGGWLTPDGKFCENNQMEPDIKVRNEQDVLSSGHDQQIEAAVKELMKK; this is translated from the coding sequence ATGAAAAAGATCTGCACTCTTCTTATTGTCGCAATGATGGCAATAAATGCCTTTGGGCAGAGTAATCCCTTATGGCTTCGGTACACAGCCATATCGCCCGATGGGAAAACCATTCTCTTCACCTACAAAGGTGATATATACTCGGTTCCTTCAACCGGAGGAACGGCAATACCTTTAACTATTAGCGACTCCTACGATTATTGTCCGGTATGGAGCCACGATGGTAATAGTATAGCCTTTGCATCGGACCGTTATGGTAACTTTGATGTTTTTGTTATGCCATCAACCGGTGGCGAAGCCAAGCGACTTACCTTCCACTCCGGAAACGAAACACCTTCGAATTTTACGGCCGATAGCAAATCGGTAATCTTTTCGGCTTACCGTCAAGATCTGGCAACCAATGCGCAATTTCCCATATCGCTAATAAATGAGCTGTATAGCGTTCCAGTAAAAGGCGGAAAAGTAACTCAAATCATTGCAACACCAGCGCTCAATGCAACATTCAACAGAACTGGCGATAAAATAATTTTCGATGATGTTAAGGGATACGAGAATCTTTGGAGAAAACACCACACCTCATCAATTGCACACGACATTTGGACTTTTGATCTCAACACAAAGAAGTACACACAACTGACGCAGTTCAATGGCGAGGATAGAAACCCCGTTTTCGACTCGAATAACAACGACTATTACTATTTAAGCGAGCAGAATGGCTCTTTTAATGTTTATAAGAGTTCATTAACCGATCCATCAAAGAATCAAGCATTAACTTCATTCACAAAAAACCCAGTTCGTTTCCTTACCTGTTCAAACAACAACACACTCTGTTTCAGTTTCAATGGCGAGGTGTACACATTACAACCCGGAAGCGAACCGCAAAAGGTTAATATAAGTATTGCCAACGATGGCAGAACTCCTACCGAGAAGATCATCCCTGTTAATGATGATTTCTCCGAAGCAAAACTATCGCCCAATGGTAAAGAATTTGCCTATGTATTCAGGGGTGAGATATTTGTATCGAGCATTGATGGAGGTATCACAAAACGCATTACGAACACACCTTGGCAAGAACGTAATGTTAGTTTTAGTCCCGATGGCAAAAAACTTTTATATGCAGCAGAAAAAGACAACAACTGGAATATTTACACTACATCGATAGTTCGAAAAGAAGAACCCTATTTCTACCTTTCAACATTGCAAAAGGAAGAGCCTGTAGTTACAACCAATGCCGAAGAATTTCAACCAAGTTTTTCGCCCGATGGTAAAGAGGTTTCATACCTCGAAAATCGCGTTATGCTTAAGGTTATCAACCTTGAATCGAAACAGATTCGTACCATCATGACTGCCGATAAGAATTACTCCTATGCCGATGGCGATCAGTACTACACATGGTCACCCGATGGAAAGTGGTTCTTGGTTCAATTTGGTCTTCCCGAGCGTGTTATGACTCCCGAGGTTGGTCTTATTGCCGCCGATGGTAAAAGTGAAATACATAATCTTACGTTAAGCGGATACAACGATTATGGTCCCAAATGGGGATTGGAAGGCAAAATGATGATTTGGGGTTCGGATAGAGAAGGCAACTTTAGTCAAGCAGGATATCCTACCAGTGGAAATGTTTATGCAATGTACTTTACCAAGGATGCATTTGATCGCTCCAACCTATCTAAAGAAGAGTATGCAGTAGTAAAGGAACAGGAAGATAAGGACAAAAAGGATGCCGAGGAAAAAGGTAAAGACAAAGCAAATGATAAAAAGGACAAAAAAGATAAAGCCAAGGAAGACACCCTTAAACCAATTATAGTTGATTTCACCAATCTAACTGATCGGAAGAAACGCTTAACTACTTACACCTCTTCCATTGGCGATTGGATTCTATCGAAGGATGGAGAGAAACTATACTACTTAACCGTTTTTGACAACGGTAACGACCTTTGGGTAACCGAACTCCGTACCAAAGAAACCAAATTGCTCTCAAAACTTGGTGTTAGAAACGTAAATATGGAACTATCATCCGATGGTAAATTCATTTTCATTCTTGCCAATGGCAAAGCCATTAAGATTGAGACAGAATCGGGCAAATCGGAACCGCTAAAAACTAATGGAGAAATGGTTCTCAACCAGAATGCCGAAAGAAACTACATATTCGATCACGCATGGCGTTTGGTTAAGGAGAAATTTTACGTTGAAAACCTTCACGGAGTTGACTGGGACTACTACTACAGCAATTACAAACAATTCCTTCCATACATCAATAACAACTATGATTTTGCAGAGATACTCAGCGAGATGCTAGGCGAGTTAAACGCATCGCATACTGGTGGAGGCTACTGGAATTACGATCCAACTTCCGATAGAACGGCTTCGCTTGGTTTGTTCTACGATTACAACTATCAGGGAAAAGGGCTAAGAGTTGCCGAAGTAATAAATGGTGGCCCCGTAGATAAAGCATCATCAAAAATTCAGGCAGGAATCATTATCGAAATGATTGATGGACAAAGTCCCGACTCAATAGATTTTTATCAGCTGCTCAACAGAAAAATTGATAAGACTACCCTCCTATCTGTTTACGATCCAGCAACCAATAAACGCTGGGAAGAAACAGTTAAGCCAATATCAACGGGTACAGAAAGCGAATTGCTCTACAAGCGTTGGGTTGATAATCGCCGTAAGGAAGTAGATCAACTATCGAATGGTAAAATTGGATATATTCATGTTCGATCGATGGACGACGCCAGCATGCGCACTGTTTTTGAGGAAGCACTAGGACGTAACATTGGAAAGGATGCAATCATTATTGATACCCGCTTTAATGGCGGTGGAAACATCCACGAACTGCTATCGGATTTTTTGAATGGCAAAAAGTATATCGACATCATACCCCATGGCCAACACGTTGGGTACGAACCCGAAAGCAAATGGATCAAACCTTCCATCGTGCTAATGGGCGAAAGTAACTACTCCGACGCACACCTATTCCCTGTTGCATATAAGCTAAAAGGTGTAGGTAAAACATTGGGGATGCCGGTTCCTGGCACAGGAACATTTGTATGGTGGGAAAGCCAAATTGATCCAACGCTATACTTTGGAATTCCAATGGGTGGATGGCTTACCCCTGATGGAAAATTCTGCGAGAATAACCAAATGGAACCCGATATTAAGGTTCGCAATGAACAGGATGTTTTATCATCGGGTCACGACCAGCAAATTGAAGCAGCCGTAAAAGAATTGATGAAGAAATAG